The following coding sequences lie in one Caproicibacterium argilliputei genomic window:
- a CDS encoding beta-glucosidase: MGKAEETRFWEHAKELTAQMTLEEKVGMLHGAQLFCTAGVPRLGIPPLKLSDGPMGVRNEIHGDHWEPVGLPDDYVTYLPSNSAVAATWNPQLARETGRVLGEEARGRGKDVILAPGINLKRSPLCGRNFEYMSEDPCLTKNLAVPLIEGIQESDAAACVKHFALNNQETERLQVDVQVNKRALHELYLPSFRACARVSYTMMSAYNRLFGEFCSQSKALLNNLLRRQWRYRGVVISDWGAVHDTQLAAEGGLDIEMSVTDNFDQYYLAQPLCEAVRAGKISESLLDEKVERILVLMQKLHMLDGAERKAGCYDTAAHRAAALDTARESVVLLKNEGGLLPLQKKKLKKLLVIGDNAVRTHAPGGGSAEIKALYEVTPLLGIKAVLGGNTEVRWVSGYCPDAETDQGSTAWQAESLKENAGKTLKSVLASLQKKRQALREEARKLAEEYENVVLVCGLNHRQDTEGGDRSSMELPYEQDRLIAEVLAVNPNAIVVLTGGSPVEMGRWLPQAKAVVWGWYAGMEGGRALAEVLFGDVNPSGKLPETFAKRLQDCPAHSIGEFPGGKTVYYHEGIFVGYRHFDTVSVEPEFCFGHGLSYTTFRYDHLSVQLEEGENSLRAVAVCTVTNTGSCAGKETVQLYVRDPVCSAARPAKELRGFQKLFLAPGETGTVEIPLSAADFSFYDPELQVFVAEPGEFQLLAGSSSRDIRLRESLRTVYRHITAE, encoded by the coding sequence ATGGGCAAAGCAGAGGAAACCCGCTTTTGGGAGCACGCGAAAGAGCTGACCGCACAGATGACGTTGGAGGAAAAGGTCGGTATGCTGCACGGCGCGCAGCTGTTCTGCACAGCGGGGGTGCCGCGCCTTGGCATTCCGCCGCTGAAACTGTCAGACGGGCCGATGGGCGTGCGCAACGAAATCCACGGTGACCACTGGGAGCCGGTTGGCCTGCCGGATGACTATGTGACCTACCTGCCGAGCAACAGTGCCGTTGCCGCGACCTGGAACCCGCAGCTCGCCCGCGAAACCGGCAGAGTGCTGGGAGAGGAGGCGCGCGGGCGTGGCAAAGACGTGATTCTTGCGCCGGGCATTAACCTGAAGCGCAGCCCCCTCTGCGGCAGAAACTTTGAATATATGAGCGAAGACCCCTGCCTGACCAAAAATCTGGCAGTGCCGCTGATTGAGGGCATACAGGAGTCGGATGCGGCGGCGTGTGTGAAGCACTTTGCGCTCAACAATCAGGAAACCGAGCGCCTGCAGGTGGATGTGCAGGTTAACAAACGCGCCCTACACGAGCTGTACCTGCCATCGTTCCGTGCGTGCGCACGGGTTTCCTACACCATGATGAGTGCGTACAACCGGTTGTTTGGCGAGTTCTGCAGCCAGAGCAAGGCGCTGCTCAACAACTTGCTGCGGCGGCAGTGGCGCTACCGCGGCGTGGTGATTTCCGACTGGGGCGCGGTGCATGACACCCAGCTTGCGGCAGAAGGCGGACTGGATATTGAAATGTCCGTGACGGACAATTTTGACCAGTATTATCTGGCACAGCCGCTTTGTGAAGCGGTTCGCGCGGGTAAAATTTCTGAGTCGCTGCTCGATGAAAAAGTGGAGCGGATTCTGGTGCTGATGCAGAAACTGCATATGCTGGATGGCGCGGAGCGCAAGGCAGGCTGCTACGATACGGCGGCGCACCGGGCGGCGGCGTTGGACACGGCGCGGGAGTCGGTGGTACTGCTGAAAAATGAGGGTGGCTTGCTGCCACTGCAAAAAAAGAAGCTGAAAAAGCTTTTGGTCATCGGGGATAACGCGGTGCGTACCCATGCGCCGGGCGGCGGCAGCGCGGAGATTAAAGCGCTGTACGAAGTGACACCGCTGCTGGGCATCAAGGCAGTGCTCGGCGGCAATACCGAGGTGCGCTGGGTCAGCGGCTACTGTCCGGACGCAGAGACCGACCAGGGCAGCACCGCGTGGCAGGCGGAAAGCCTCAAGGAAAATGCGGGCAAAACTCTCAAATCGGTGTTAGCATCGCTGCAGAAAAAGCGGCAGGCTCTGCGGGAGGAGGCACGGAAGCTCGCCGAAGAGTACGAGAATGTGGTGCTGGTGTGCGGCTTAAACCACCGGCAGGATACCGAAGGTGGCGACCGCAGCAGCATGGAGCTGCCGTATGAACAGGATCGGCTGATTGCTGAAGTGCTTGCGGTGAATCCGAATGCCATAGTTGTGCTGACTGGCGGTTCGCCGGTTGAGATGGGTCGGTGGCTGCCGCAGGCGAAGGCAGTTGTCTGGGGTTGGTACGCCGGCATGGAGGGTGGTCGTGCGCTTGCCGAAGTGCTGTTCGGCGATGTGAATCCCAGCGGCAAGCTGCCGGAAACCTTTGCAAAGCGGCTGCAGGACTGCCCTGCCCACAGCATTGGGGAATTTCCCGGCGGCAAGACGGTGTACTATCATGAAGGAATATTCGTGGGCTACCGGCACTTTGATACAGTTTCTGTGGAGCCGGAATTTTGTTTCGGACATGGGCTTTCCTACACGACTTTCCGGTACGACCATCTTTCTGTACAGCTGGAGGAGGGCGAAAACAGCCTGCGTGCCGTGGCGGTCTGCACTGTGACCAACACCGGCAGCTGCGCGGGCAAAGAAACCGTGCAGTTGTATGTGCGCGATCCGGTGTGCAGCGCGGCACGTCCGGCAAAGGAACTGCGCGGTTTTCAAAAGCTTTTCCTTGCACCGGGAGAAACCGGAACCGTGGAAATCCCGCTGTCTGCGGCAGACTTTTCGTTTTATGATCCGGAACTGCAGGTTTTTGTGGCAGAGCCGGGCGAGTTTCAGCTTTTGGCGGGCAGCTCTTCGCGCGATATCCGCCTGCGCGAATCTTTGCGCACGGTTTACCGTCACATCACAGCGGAGTGA
- a CDS encoding ROK family protein, with translation MKIAALDIGGTAVKSLLYTGQPVSQKEVSETPTNAFLGAETLMQTVQKILKSMGSFDRIAVSTAGQVNPVSGTILFATENLPGYTGTPVKRLLEEAFGVPVTVENDVNAAALGEAYFGAGKPYDSFLCLTYGTGIGGAIVQNGSIYHGASCAAGEFGHILTHAGGLPCTCGGHGCYEAYASAGALCRRVQEETGLQLSGREVFARLPKQPQLYQIVQDWIEEILWGLVSLIHAWNPPCVVLGGGIMNEPLILDRIRQKLPQTLMPNHRAVHLEKAALGNMAGLLGAVHLAEK, from the coding sequence TTGAAAATCGCAGCATTGGACATCGGCGGAACCGCAGTAAAATCCTTGCTTTACACCGGTCAGCCGGTTTCTCAAAAGGAAGTTTCCGAAACACCGACCAACGCTTTTCTGGGAGCAGAAACTTTGATGCAGACTGTGCAGAAAATTCTCAAATCCATGGGCAGCTTTGACCGCATCGCCGTCAGTACCGCAGGGCAGGTAAATCCGGTTTCGGGTACCATTCTGTTTGCCACAGAAAACCTGCCCGGTTACACCGGCACGCCGGTCAAACGCTTGTTGGAAGAAGCCTTCGGCGTTCCGGTCACCGTGGAAAACGATGTCAACGCCGCCGCACTGGGCGAAGCGTATTTTGGCGCTGGAAAGCCCTATGACAGCTTTCTGTGCCTGACCTACGGCACCGGCATCGGCGGCGCCATCGTGCAGAACGGCAGCATCTATCACGGAGCGTCCTGTGCAGCCGGCGAATTCGGTCACATTCTGACACACGCAGGCGGTCTCCCCTGCACCTGCGGCGGCCACGGCTGCTACGAAGCCTACGCTTCTGCCGGCGCACTCTGCCGCCGAGTGCAGGAAGAAACCGGCCTGCAGCTTTCCGGTCGGGAAGTTTTTGCCCGCTTGCCAAAGCAGCCGCAATTGTACCAAATTGTACAGGACTGGATTGAGGAAATCCTCTGGGGGTTGGTTTCGCTCATCCACGCATGGAACCCGCCCTGTGTCGTTTTGGGCGGCGGCATCATGAACGAACCGCTGATTCTGGACCGCATTCGGCAAAAACTCCCGCAGACTTTAATGCCCAACCACCGCGCTGTGCACCTGGAAAAAGCCGCGCTCGGCAACATGGCCGGTCTGCTCGGTGCCGTGCATCTTGCCGAAAAATAA
- a CDS encoding phage holin, LLH family: MSLTAAIVVVASAVCLVAVCWLVHTLGKNETTVLKGLTAAGTAAEAADKLTDALKEVLPDNKGVLLLDKIVDYAKIGVQAAEQLAKSGQIDAKARKETATNYLLAVLKAAGVEVTPEIQTAIDGAVECAVAALPASNLAAQLQEITKQGS, encoded by the coding sequence ATGAGTTTGACAGCAGCAATTGTGGTGGTGGCTTCGGCAGTTTGCCTGGTGGCGGTTTGCTGGTTGGTGCACACACTTGGCAAGAACGAAACAACGGTTTTGAAGGGGCTGACGGCGGCGGGAACTGCCGCGGAGGCGGCGGATAAACTTACAGATGCACTGAAAGAGGTGCTGCCGGACAACAAAGGGGTTTTGCTGCTCGACAAAATTGTAGATTACGCAAAAATCGGGGTGCAGGCGGCGGAGCAGCTGGCAAAAAGCGGGCAGATTGATGCCAAGGCCCGCAAGGAAACCGCTACCAACTATCTGCTGGCGGTTCTGAAAGCGGCAGGGGTGGAGGTAACGCCGGAAATCCAAACGGCGATTGATGGTGCGGTAGAGTGCGCCGTCGCCGCGCTGCCGGCTTCCAATCTTGCGGCGCAGCTGCAGGAAATCACAAAGCAGGGTTCCTGA
- a CDS encoding pyridoxamine 5'-phosphate oxidase family protein produces the protein MAVCQSYRNLNRDEIFEVLDSAEYCRLGTAQEDQPYVVPMYYRWRFDENGRAWFRLFSEPCGRKMDEMEANSLVALEMELPVDGAIRTVVVQGRVYRFVPPCGPDLRSIEVYAAEISGREITSVLNEGSDLS, from the coding sequence ATGGCAGTTTGTCAGAGTTACAGGAACTTGAATCGGGATGAAATTTTTGAGGTGCTGGACAGTGCCGAATACTGCAGGCTGGGAACCGCACAGGAAGATCAGCCGTATGTGGTTCCCATGTATTACCGGTGGCGGTTTGACGAAAACGGCCGCGCCTGGTTTCGTCTGTTCAGCGAACCCTGCGGCCGGAAAATGGACGAAATGGAGGCAAACAGCCTGGTCGCACTGGAGATGGAACTGCCAGTGGATGGGGCAATCCGCACGGTGGTCGTGCAGGGGCGGGTGTACCGGTTTGTTCCACCTTGCGGGCCGGATCTGCGGAGCATTGAAGTGTACGCGGCGGAAATTTCGGGCAGGGAGATTACCTCTGTCCTGAACGAAGGGAGCGATCTTTCATGA